A part of Rhodamnia argentea isolate NSW1041297 chromosome 8, ASM2092103v1, whole genome shotgun sequence genomic DNA contains:
- the LOC115735545 gene encoding non-specific lipid transfer protein GPI-anchored 2 isoform X4, with protein MTAARFTVLIVAASLLAASCEVSSQAPAPGPSADCSNSLLNMSDCLTYVEAGSNVTAPDEKCCPELAGMVENSPACLCQLIGKNNSFGIDIDVNRALRLPSACDVVTPPASLCAGTPSSNKDSGAPTSYCIVSTFALMFGLQIVALSIFS; from the exons ATGACCGCCGCTCGATTCACCGTGCTCATCGTTGCGGCCTCGCTCCTCGCGGCGTCTTGCGAGGTCTCTAGCCAGGCCCCGGCCCCCGGGCCGTCGGCCGACTGCTCCAACAGCCTGCTCAACATGTCGGACTGCTTGACGTACGTGGAGGCGGGGAGCAACGTGACGGCGCCGGACGAGAAGTGCTGCCCCGAGCTGGCGGGGATGGTGGAGAACAGCCCCGCCTGCCTCTGCCAGCTGATCGGAAAGAACAACAGTTTCGGGATCGACATCGACGTGAATCGAGCTCTCAGGCTTCCCTCGGCATGCGACGTTGTCACCCCGCCCGCCAGCTTGTGCGCAG GAACCCCATCATCTAACAAGGACAGCGGAGCTCCTACCTCGTACTGTATTGTGTCGACTTTCGCCTTGATGTTCGGTTTACAGATAGTCGCCCTGTCGATATTCTCTTGA
- the LOC115735545 gene encoding non-specific lipid transfer protein GPI-anchored 12 isoform X2, translated as MTAARFTVLIVAASLLAASCEVSSQAPAPGPSADCSNSLLNMSDCLTYVEAGSNVTAPDEKCCPELAGMVENSPACLCQLIGKNNSFGIDIDVNRALRLPSACDVVTPPASLCAAVGVPISSEGPAAPGTPSSNKDSGAPTSYCIVSTFALMFGLQIVALSIFS; from the exons ATGACCGCCGCTCGATTCACCGTGCTCATCGTTGCGGCCTCGCTCCTCGCGGCGTCTTGCGAGGTCTCTAGCCAGGCCCCGGCCCCCGGGCCGTCGGCCGACTGCTCCAACAGCCTGCTCAACATGTCGGACTGCTTGACGTACGTGGAGGCGGGGAGCAACGTGACGGCGCCGGACGAGAAGTGCTGCCCCGAGCTGGCGGGGATGGTGGAGAACAGCCCCGCCTGCCTCTGCCAGCTGATCGGAAAGAACAACAGTTTCGGGATCGACATCGACGTGAATCGAGCTCTCAGGCTTCCCTCGGCATGCGACGTTGTCACCCCGCCCGCCAGCTTGTGCGCAG CCGTTGGGGTCCCAATTTCTAGCGAAGGACCTGCCGCACCAG GAACCCCATCATCTAACAAGGACAGCGGAGCTCCTACCTCGTACTGTATTGTGTCGACTTTCGCCTTGATGTTCGGTTTACAGATAGTCGCCCTGTCGATATTCTCTTGA